The DNA segment GAGTTTGGCGGTTACAACCCGCAAGGCGAAGGTACCATCACCTGGGCAAAAGTAGGTGATCCTATCGGGGCATTCTACCTCATTAAAACCAACGGTATCTTCCAGAGCCAGGAGGAAGTAAGCGCACACACCACCAATGGCAAAATGATACAACCGGATGCCAAACCCGGCGACATCCGTTTCATTGACTTCAATGGCGATGGCAAGATCACCGATGACGACCGCCAATATGCCGGCAGCCCTTTCCCGGATCTGACCTATGGCATCCGCGGTAGTGTTCAATACAAAGGCTTTGACCTCAATTTCTTCTTCGATGGTATGGTTGGCAACAAGATCTACAACTATACCCGTGCAAGGATGGAATCTATGAATGAGTTCACCAACTTCGGCGCCGGTGTGCTGAATGCCTGGTCTGAAACAAACAGGAATACCAATATGCCCCGCTTTACACAGGAAGACAAGAATAAGAATGCCCGTCGCGTGAGCGACCGCTGGCTGGAAAATGGTGCTTTCTTCCGGCTCAAAACACTGGAATTGGGCTATGCATTGCCTGGCTCGCTGGTAAACAGAGCCCGCCTGCGTGATGTACGGGTATTTGCGGCATGTGAAAATGTATTCACCGTTACCAAATACAAAGGCTATACGCCAGACCTCGGTCAGAATGACGATCAGAATGGCGGTGGCTCCAGCACCATGTCAAGGGGTACCGACCACGGCAGGTTCCCGCTTGCCAGAACAATCATGGCTGGTCTGCAGCTGAATTTCTAATCGTGTCACCATCACCTATTTCAAAAAAAGCAACAGATGAAAATCTCCATCATACAAAAAATCACCATGGCAGCTGCACTTACATGCTCCATGGCAGCCTGCAATGAATCCAAGTTTCTCGACCTGGTGAATCCCAACCAGGCGGTAGATAAAACCTTCTGGACCTCGGAGGCAAATGCACAATCTGCACTGGCCACCGTTTACTCCCCCATCCGCGGACAGATGTACGGTTATTTTGGCGGATATACCGGCTGGCATACCATGAACCGGGCCGACGATGTATGGTTCATCCTCGGAGAGGAAATGCACAATTGGGAACCGGCTACCTATACCAATACAGCCAACACCGCTGAAAGTGACTTTGGCAGGCTGTACAATTGTATCAACCGCGCCAATGTGGTAATGAAGAATATACGAAATGTGCCAATGGAGGAGAACAAGATTAACGAACTATATGGTGAGGCTGCATTCCTTCGTGGTTACGCCTACTTCCTGCTGGCCAGCAACTTCGGTGATGTCCCCCTTCGGCTGGTATCTGCCGGCGATGATGCGAGTGAGATCATGAAACCGTCCTCTCCTGAAGCAGAGGTGTGGAAACAAATCGTAGAAGATTTTAAAACCGCCAAATCATACCTGCCGGTTACCCGCCCTTCAGCACAAGCTGGCCGTATAACAAAAGGTGCTGCTATTGCACACCTCGGTAAGGCATACATATACATGAAGCAATATGCTGAAGCAGAAACAGAGCTGGCGGCCCTTCTTAAAGCTCCTTACACCTACGACCTGATGCCCAAGTTTGAAGACAACTTCACTGAATATACGGAGCTAAACCAGGAGTCTGTTTTTGAAATCATGTATGATGGCAGCTTTGGTGAAGGCTCCTGGGGTTCTGAAGAACCTACTTCCACACAGGGATTTGTGATTGCCAACTTCGCTGGCCCTCAGGGTACCGGCGGCTGGTTCAAATGGATGCCCACCGCTTCCATCGTGAAAAGCTTCATCACGGAAGAAAGACCTGCTGGCGCTGATACCAGATTCGACAAACGGATGTACACCAGCTTCTACTGGAAACACTCCGACTTTAAAGACAAAGTGGCCGATGGTGCCTGGTTCGGGAACCTGTCCTTCGACAAAATATGGGAGGCTTCTGCTACCAAACGCTTACGCGGTGAGCCGGACTACCCTTCCATCGATGGCGTAAAAGGCCGCTTCCTGATCAAGAAATACACGAATTTCTACAAGAACCAGCCCGATGCCAACAGCATGTACAACCAGCAAAACCAGAACAACAACCTCCGTATCATGCGCTTTGCGGAAGTATTGCTGCTGCACGCGGAAGCATGTATCAAAAACAACAACCTGAACGGCGCTATTGCAGACCTTACCCGCATCCGCGACCGTGCCGGCCTGGCCAAAAAGACCTGGGCTACTCCGGATGCCCTCTGGCAGGAAATGATTCATCAGAACGAACTGGAGTTCTTCTTTGAGGGACACCGCTTCTTCGATCTGAAACGCTGGTATCCCTACGACCAGATGAAACAGATCCTCGTA comes from the Chitinophaga sp. H8 genome and includes:
- a CDS encoding RagB/SusD family nutrient uptake outer membrane protein, which translates into the protein MKISIIQKITMAAALTCSMAACNESKFLDLVNPNQAVDKTFWTSEANAQSALATVYSPIRGQMYGYFGGYTGWHTMNRADDVWFILGEEMHNWEPATYTNTANTAESDFGRLYNCINRANVVMKNIRNVPMEENKINELYGEAAFLRGYAYFLLASNFGDVPLRLVSAGDDASEIMKPSSPEAEVWKQIVEDFKTAKSYLPVTRPSAQAGRITKGAAIAHLGKAYIYMKQYAEAETELAALLKAPYTYDLMPKFEDNFTEYTELNQESVFEIMYDGSFGEGSWGSEEPTSTQGFVIANFAGPQGTGGWFKWMPTASIVKSFITEERPAGADTRFDKRMYTSFYWKHSDFKDKVADGAWFGNLSFDKIWEASATKRLRGEPDYPSIDGVKGRFLIKKYTNFYKNQPDANSMYNQQNQNNNLRIMRFAEVLLLHAEACIKNNNLNGAIADLTRIRDRAGLAKKTWATPDALWQEMIHQNELEFFFEGHRFFDLKRWYPYDQMKQILVANKKQGAENFLAKHYYLPIPQNELNTNTAIKQHPMW